A DNA window from Boseongicola sp. contains the following coding sequences:
- a CDS encoding glycerol-3-phosphate dehydrogenase yields the protein MTEQVSDLFIIGGGINGTGIARDAQGRGLQVTLAEMNDLASATSSASTKLFHGGLRYLEYFEIDLVRKALKERETLLTAMPHISWPMRFVLPYHKDMRFETTTPAAKLLQTVMPWMKGRRPGWMIRLGLFLYDNLGGRKILPGTKTLNLAIDPAGEPIEDRFQYAYEYSDCWVEDARLVVLNARDAEEHGATILVRTKVVSAERDGDLWKITTETEGGAQAIHMARAIVNAGGPWVEDVVKGIARLNSSEGIRLVQGSHIVTKSLFDHGKCYFFQGEDGRIIFAIPYETDFTLIGTTDKEYHGNPSDAACTDEERDYLLAFANQYFKQDIGTEDVVWTYSGVRPLYDDGAKSATAATRDYVLSVDDNGAPMLSVFGGKITTYRKLAEGALKKLAVHFDEMGDEWTAGVALPGGDFLVDGFEALVADLVAAHPFLGDRWARRLVRAYGSEASELMGAAETPEDLGRNFGATLTEAEVIWLMEKEYARRAEDVVWRRSKLGLRMDEAEIEALDAWMTGRQVEAAS from the coding sequence ATGACCGAACAGGTGAGCGACCTTTTTATCATTGGTGGCGGGATCAATGGCACCGGGATTGCGCGGGATGCTCAAGGCCGTGGCTTGCAGGTAACCTTGGCCGAGATGAACGATCTGGCGTCTGCGACGTCTTCTGCCTCGACCAAACTGTTTCATGGCGGCCTGCGGTATCTAGAGTATTTTGAGATTGATCTGGTCCGCAAAGCGCTGAAAGAGCGCGAGACATTGCTAACGGCGATGCCCCATATCTCGTGGCCGATGCGGTTTGTACTGCCCTATCACAAGGACATGCGGTTTGAGACCACGACTCCGGCGGCGAAACTATTGCAGACGGTGATGCCCTGGATGAAGGGGCGGCGGCCGGGGTGGATGATCCGGCTGGGGCTGTTCCTGTATGACAATCTGGGCGGGCGGAAGATTTTGCCGGGAACGAAGACGTTGAACCTGGCTATCGACCCGGCGGGAGAGCCAATCGAGGATCGGTTTCAGTATGCATATGAGTATTCGGATTGCTGGGTCGAGGATGCCCGGCTGGTTGTGTTGAACGCACGCGACGCCGAGGAACATGGCGCGACGATATTGGTGCGCACCAAGGTCGTTTCAGCCGAACGTGACGGGGACTTGTGGAAGATCACGACCGAAACGGAAGGCGGCGCGCAAGCCATTCATATGGCGCGGGCGATTGTGAACGCGGGCGGGCCTTGGGTTGAGGACGTGGTGAAGGGGATTGCGCGGCTGAATTCATCTGAAGGTATTCGGTTGGTTCAGGGAAGCCACATTGTCACGAAAAGCCTGTTCGACCATGGGAAGTGCTATTTCTTTCAGGGCGAAGATGGGCGGATCATTTTTGCGATTCCTTATGAGACGGATTTCACGCTGATCGGGACGACGGATAAGGAGTATCACGGGAACCCTTCGGATGCGGCCTGCACCGATGAAGAGCGGGACTATTTGTTGGCCTTTGCAAACCAGTATTTCAAACAGGATATCGGCACAGAAGATGTGGTCTGGACCTATTCCGGGGTGCGGCCCTTGTATGATGATGGTGCGAAATCGGCGACAGCGGCGACGCGGGATTATGTGTTGTCGGTGGATGACAACGGTGCGCCGATGCTCAGCGTGTTTGGCGGTAAGATCACCACCTATCGCAAGCTGGCAGAAGGTGCATTGAAGAAGCTGGCGGTGCATTTCGATGAGATGGGTGATGAGTGGACGGCCGGGGTGGCTTTGCCTGGCGGGGACTTTCTGGTGGATGGGTTTGAGGCCTTGGTGGCTGATTTGGTGGCTGCCCACCCGTTTCTGGGCGACCGTTGGGCCCGCCGTTTAGTGCGGGCCTATGGCAGCGAGGCAAGCGAATTGATGGGGGCGGCTGAGACCCCGGAAGATTTAGGCCGGAACTTTGGCGCGACTTTAACCGAAGCCGAAGTAATCTGGCTTATGGAGAAGGAATATGCGCGTCGGGCCGAGGATGTGGTCTGGCGGCGGTCAAAGCTGGGATTGCGGATGGATGAGGCCGAGATTGAGGCGCTGGATGCGTGGATGACTGGCCGACAGGTGGAAGCGGCGTCTTAG
- a CDS encoding DeoR family transcriptional regulator, which translates to MPENIRLGQILDLVRRDGKVTTDSLAQTFDVTVQTARRDLAALCDTGQLTRVYGGAVLPSGTRNIGHHDRQTLHAEAKTAMAQLIAARIPNGASVFLDIGTTLESVAEALRNHQNLMVITNNLHVGNILAYAPGIDVILTGGLLRPADGGLVGEVTAEFVQQFRPDYALLGASALSADGDALDFDFREVRVAQAVKKRAHQSILMADSSKFTRSAPVCIAQIADFNTFVTDAQPPDTVQSACRETGCKILTP; encoded by the coding sequence ATGCCCGAAAACATCCGCCTCGGCCAAATCCTCGACCTCGTCCGCCGCGACGGCAAGGTCACCACTGATTCGCTCGCCCAAACCTTCGATGTGACGGTTCAAACCGCCCGCCGCGACCTTGCCGCCCTCTGCGACACCGGCCAACTCACCCGCGTCTATGGCGGCGCGGTCCTGCCATCGGGCACCCGCAACATCGGCCACCACGACCGCCAGACCCTCCACGCCGAAGCCAAAACCGCCATGGCCCAACTCATTGCCGCCCGTATCCCGAACGGAGCCTCCGTCTTCCTCGACATCGGCACCACGCTAGAATCCGTCGCTGAAGCGCTCAGAAACCACCAGAACCTCATGGTCATCACCAACAACCTCCACGTCGGTAACATCCTCGCTTACGCACCGGGCATCGACGTCATCCTGACCGGCGGCCTTTTGCGCCCTGCCGACGGCGGCCTCGTAGGCGAAGTCACCGCCGAATTCGTCCAACAATTCCGCCCCGACTACGCCCTCCTCGGCGCATCGGCCCTCAGCGCAGACGGTGACGCCCTTGATTTCGACTTCCGCGAAGTCCGCGTTGCGCAGGCCGTCAAAAAACGCGCCCACCAGTCGATCCTCATGGCCGACTCCTCCAAATTCACCCGCTCCGCCCCGGTCTGCATCGCCCAGATCGCCGACTTCAATACCTTCGTCACCGACGCCCAGCCCCCCGACACCGTCCAATCTGCCTGCCGCGAAACAGGCTGCAAAATCCTCACCCCTTGA
- a CDS encoding Zn-dependent hydrolase, with protein sequence MPRALFLALTILATTTPAHSQDRRPSHCIAIADAAPGLKYLHKASFSDPLPTEFTVRLTYLDHSMYLLQTHGGLAAVTDYTGYIGEGDLIPNVVTMNNAHDSHWTAFPHPEIPHVLPGWWQNSEPADHHLDLDEMLVRNVTTDIRSRFDGTTRIKNNNSIFVFEVAGLCIGHLGHLHHEPSNEQYAALGRLDIVMAAVDGGLTVDTPTMVRIIKRLKSSIVLPMHWFSRFSLDSFLAGVRDEFDIQRPGNSSLEVSLRTLPRRPTVIVLEPRLLPAFDD encoded by the coding sequence ATGCCGCGTGCCCTCTTCCTCGCCTTGACGATCCTCGCGACGACGACACCCGCTCACTCGCAAGACCGTCGCCCCAGCCACTGCATCGCCATCGCCGATGCCGCTCCGGGGCTCAAATACCTGCACAAGGCCAGCTTTTCCGATCCGCTGCCAACAGAATTCACGGTCCGTCTCACCTACCTCGACCACTCAATGTATCTGTTGCAAACCCATGGCGGTCTCGCCGCCGTCACTGACTACACCGGCTATATCGGCGAGGGCGACCTGATCCCCAATGTCGTCACTATGAACAACGCCCACGACAGCCACTGGACCGCCTTTCCTCACCCCGAAATTCCCCATGTCCTCCCCGGTTGGTGGCAAAACAGTGAACCCGCCGACCACCACCTCGACCTTGACGAGATGCTTGTGCGCAATGTCACCACCGACATCCGCAGTAGGTTCGATGGAACCACTCGCATCAAAAACAACAACTCAATTTTTGTCTTTGAAGTCGCGGGGCTTTGCATCGGCCATCTCGGCCACCTCCACCATGAACCCAGCAACGAACAATACGCCGCGCTTGGCCGCCTCGATATCGTCATGGCAGCAGTCGACGGCGGCCTGACGGTCGACACACCCACCATGGTCCGCATCATAAAGCGCCTTAAATCCTCGATCGTCCTGCCCATGCATTGGTTCTCACGCTTTTCGCTCGACAGTTTCCTAGCTGGCGTGCGCGACGAGTTTGATATTCAGCGTCCCGGAAACAGCTCACTCGAGGTTTCACTCAGAACTCTGCCGCGTCGCCCCACCGTCATCGTCCTGGAACCGCGCCTTCTTCCGGCGTTCGACGATTGA
- a CDS encoding FAD-binding protein produces MLTAFTDDLANQLATHAPDVPLKQAAPRYLEDPRGKFEGLPGFVAAPRTSEDTARILAFANTHKCPIQPYGGGTGLVAGQITLSGPTPLILSMENMTAIRDIRPTEYSLTAEAGVTIEAIQNAAAEANRLFPLSYASKGTAQIGAGLSVNSGGLNVLRYGMARDTCLGIEAVLPDGSILHGLKRLRKDNTGYDLRHLIIGAEGTLGIITAAALKLSPQPQNIATAFLQVSSPAAALDLLAMLWDQAGEVVSAFELIAGTGLDMLAETYPDTRQPFDTPPEWSVLVEIGTGASTDATEILETLYMLAHEKGLTGDGIIASSGQQRDAFWTARETMPAANKAIGSIASHDISVPLSELPGFIDAADTAINKLGTFRINAFGHLGDGNLHYNIFPPKGRSRDDYRNLSPQITRIVHDLTDERGGSVSAEHGLGRLKPDELKRYGDPTKIALMRQIKATLDPNGIMNPGAVLPEG; encoded by the coding sequence ATGCTGACCGCCTTCACAGACGACCTCGCCAATCAATTGGCCACCCACGCCCCCGATGTGCCCCTGAAACAAGCCGCGCCGCGCTACCTCGAAGACCCGCGCGGCAAGTTTGAAGGCCTCCCCGGCTTCGTCGCCGCCCCGCGCACCAGCGAAGACACCGCCCGCATCCTTGCTTTTGCAAACACGCACAAATGCCCGATCCAACCCTACGGCGGCGGCACCGGTCTCGTCGCGGGCCAGATCACCCTATCCGGTCCCACGCCTCTGATCCTGTCGATGGAAAACATGACGGCGATCCGCGACATCCGCCCGACCGAATACAGCCTCACTGCCGAAGCAGGGGTCACCATCGAGGCCATCCAGAACGCCGCCGCCGAGGCAAACCGCCTCTTCCCCCTCAGCTACGCCAGCAAAGGCACCGCCCAGATCGGCGCGGGCCTCTCGGTCAACTCCGGTGGCCTCAATGTGTTGCGCTACGGCATGGCCCGCGACACCTGCCTGGGGATCGAGGCTGTCCTGCCCGACGGCTCCATCCTCCACGGGTTGAAACGCCTCAGAAAAGACAACACCGGCTACGATCTGCGCCACCTCATAATCGGGGCCGAAGGGACGCTTGGCATCATCACCGCCGCCGCCCTGAAACTCAGCCCGCAACCGCAAAACATCGCCACCGCCTTCCTGCAAGTCTCAAGCCCTGCCGCCGCCCTCGACCTTTTAGCGATGCTCTGGGATCAGGCGGGCGAGGTTGTCTCAGCCTTCGAACTCATCGCCGGCACCGGCCTTGACATGCTGGCCGAAACTTACCCCGACACCCGCCAACCCTTCGACACCCCGCCGGAATGGTCCGTCTTGGTCGAAATAGGCACCGGCGCCAGCACCGACGCCACGGAAATCCTCGAAACCCTCTACATGCTCGCTCATGAAAAAGGCCTCACCGGCGATGGCATCATCGCTTCCAGCGGCCAACAACGCGACGCCTTCTGGACGGCGCGCGAAACCATGCCCGCCGCCAACAAGGCCATTGGCTCGATTGCGTCCCACGACATCTCGGTTCCCCTGTCAGAACTCCCCGGCTTCATCGACGCGGCCGACACAGCGATCAACAAGCTCGGCACCTTCCGCATCAACGCCTTCGGCCACCTCGGCGACGGCAACCTCCACTACAACATCTTCCCGCCCAAGGGCCGCAGCCGCGACGACTATCGCAACCTCTCGCCCCAGATCACCCGCATCGTCCACGACCTCACCGACGAACGCGGCGGCAGCGTCAGCGCCGAACACGGGCTGGGCCGCCTGAAACCCGACGAGTTGAAACGCTACGGCGACCCCACCAAAATCGCCCTGATGCGCCAGATCAAAGCCACGCTAGACCCCAACGGCATCATGAACCCCGGCGCAGTGCTCCCTGAAGGCTGA